From the Silurus meridionalis isolate SWU-2019-XX chromosome 5, ASM1480568v1, whole genome shotgun sequence genome, one window contains:
- the si:ch211-203d1.3 gene encoding protein phosphatase Slingshot homolog 3 isoform X2, which produces MCDTTARVCQEFKHLCTSHVSPERCFREPGAGMALMTLHRSSSVSTDETIPRRGRLQKRESFAFVRGAVLLLDEDEREGPHKEATPPMCPDAQPDGGASDTKRKHLHAMISLLRPEDTVKLAVRLESVSPGGVRYLLIVTTSSQKHESLLLGMDFPNINSTDCTIGLVLPIWSDTQVYLDGDGGFSVTSAECTRIFKPVSIQTMWSVLQALHGCCERAVQGAVIPGCGLDWAQHYEQNVESNQLCVNEWKAMMGLESVRRNNRSHSTERERVEKEIKVQLRDIMRTVDLENITSIQVRTALEEKIGLDMKNYKEFIDNEMMVTMAQMDKPSKILDYLFLGSEWNAANFEELQKNNVGYILNVTMEIDNFFPESFSYMNVRVYDVESTDLLPHWKNTYMFINEARKSGQSVLVHCKMGVSRSASTVIAFLMKQQGWTLEEALNHVRERRPIVQPNESFHRQLQTYSGILSASKQRHSSLWKRKSRSDTMNKPTLKRGQKTETDEEQGDDEREADDEEEQSPEEEESWEEDEDEQKDVFDDSVCDVISDTAAATNPVITVQESDKVSPSPSRSGRMDLFSLMQSIQLDDEERLSDLENAAAQRKSPAQRRRSSHKRRALTHQRAYVDASPDPNRQSQSGKQENPGPKTSE; this is translated from the exons ATGTGTGACACGACAgcccgtgtgtgt CAGGAGTTTAAACACCTCTGTACGAGTCACGTCTCACCTGAACGGTGTTTCAGAGAGCCAGGAGCCGGGATGGCGTTAATGACTTTGCACAGATCGTCGTCTGTCTCCACA gatgaaACGATTCCAAGAAGAGGAAGACTTCAGAAGAG GGAGAGTTTTGCATTCGTCAGAGGGGCAGTGCTTTTACTAGATGAAGATGAGAGGGAGGGGCCACATAAAGAAGCCACGCCCCCAATGTGTCCAGACGCTCAGCCGGATGGCGGAGCTTCTGATACAAAGCGGAAACATTTGCATGCCATGATTTCACTACTGAGACCTGAAGATACTGTCAAACTG GCTGTTCGTTTGGAGTCAGTAAGTCCAGGCGGAGTCAGATATTTACTCATCGTTACAACCTCCAGCCAAAAGCATGAGAGTCTTCTGCTCGGCATGGACTTCCCCAATATCAACAG tactGATTGCACCATTGGCCTGGTTTTGCCCATATGGAGTGACACGCAGGTGTATCTGGATGGAGACGG TGGTTTCAGCGTGACGTCTGCAGAATGCACGAGGATCTTTAAGCCTGTGTCTATTCAGACGATGTG gtccgTGCTCCAGGCTCTCCACGGCTGTTGCGAGCGGGCCGTACAGGGCGCCGTGATCCCCGGCTGTGGTTTGGACTGGGCTCAGCACTATGAGCAGAACGTGGAATCAAACCAGCTGTGTGTGAACGAGTGGAAGGCCATGATGGGCCTGGAGTCGGTCCGCAGGAACAACAGGAGCCACAGCACAGAGCGAGAGCGAGTGGAGAAAGAGATTAAAGTCCAGCTCCGAGACATCATGAGGACTGTAGACCTGGAGAACATCACCTCCATACAG gtTCGAACTGCTCTGGAGGAGAAGATTGGTTTGGACATGAAGAACTATAAGGAGTTCATCGACAATGAGATGATGGTCACCATGGCTCAGATGGACAAACCATCCAAGATCTTAGATTATCTTTTTCTG GGTTCGGAGTGGAATGCAGCCAACTTTGAAGAACTTCAGAAAAACAA TGTGGGGTACATTCTCAATGTCACCATGGAGATCGATAACTTTTTCCCAGAATCCTTCAGCTACATGAATGTCCGGGTTTACGATGTGGAGTCGACGGATCTCCTCCCACACTGGAAAAACACGTACATGTTCATCAACGAAGCCAG AAAGAGCGGCCAGTCCGTGTTGGTGCACTGTAAGATGGGCGTGTCTCGCTCCGCCTCCACCGTCATCGCCTTTCTGATGAAGCAGCAGGGCTGGACGTTAGAGGAGGCGCTTAACCACGTGAGAGAACGCAGACCCATCGTTCAGCCCAACGAGAGCTTCCACAGACAGCTACAAACTTACAGTGGAATCCTCAGTGCcag TAAACAGCGTCACAGCTCCCTGTGGAAGCGTAAATCCAGATCAGACACGATGAATAAACCGACTCTGAAGCGGGGACAGAAGACCGAGACGGACGAAGAGCAGGGAGATGATGAGCGTGAAgctgatgatgaggaggagcaGAGtccagaggaggaggagagctgggaggaggatgaggatgagcaGAAAGat gtgttTGATGACTCGGTGTGTGATGTTATTTCTgacacagcagcagcaacaaacCCTGTTATTACAGTCCAGGAGAGCGACAAG GTGTCCCCGAGTCCCAGCAGAAGCGGAAGAATGGATCTGTTTTCTCTCATGCAGTCCATCCAGCTGGACGATGAGGAGCGACTGAGTGATCTAGAA AACGCAGCGGCTCAGAGGAAATCTCCGGCCCAGAGGAGACGCAGCAGTCACAAACGACGAGCTCTGACTCACCAGAGAGCTTACGTGGACGCTTCCCCCGACCCAAACCGCCAATCACAGAGTGGAAAACAGGAAAACCCTGGACCCAAAACCAGCGAGTAA
- the si:ch211-203d1.3 gene encoding protein phosphatase Slingshot homolog 3 isoform X3, whose protein sequence is MCDTTARVCEFKHLCTSHVSPERCFREPGAGMALMTLHRSSSVSTDETIPRRGRLQKRESFAFVRGAVLLLDEDEREGPHKEATPPMCPDAQPDGGASDTKRKHLHAMISLLRPEDTVKLAVRLESVSPGGVRYLLIVTTSSQKHESLLLGMDFPNINSTDCTIGLVLPIWSDTQVYLDGDGGFSVTSAECTRIFKPVSIQTMWSVLQALHGCCERAVQGAVIPGCGLDWAQHYEQNVESNQLCVNEWKAMMGLESVRRNNRSHSTERERVEKEIKVQLRDIMRTVDLENITSIQVRTALEEKIGLDMKNYKEFIDNEMMVTMAQMDKPSKILDYLFLGSEWNAANFEELQKNNVGYILNVTMEIDNFFPESFSYMNVRVYDVESTDLLPHWKNTYMFINEARKSGQSVLVHCKMGVSRSASTVIAFLMKQQGWTLEEALNHVRERRPIVQPNESFHRQLQTYSGILSASKQRHSSLWKRKSRSDTMNKPTLKRGQKTETDEEQGDDEREADDEEEQSPEEEESWEEDEDEQKDVFDDSVCDVISDTAAATNPVITVQESDKVSPSPSRSGRMDLFSLMQSIQLDDEERLSDLENAAAQRKSPAQRRRSSHKRRALTHQRAYVDASPDPNRQSQSGKQENPGPKTSE, encoded by the exons ATGTGTGACACGACAgcccgtgtgtgt GAGTTTAAACACCTCTGTACGAGTCACGTCTCACCTGAACGGTGTTTCAGAGAGCCAGGAGCCGGGATGGCGTTAATGACTTTGCACAGATCGTCGTCTGTCTCCACA gatgaaACGATTCCAAGAAGAGGAAGACTTCAGAAGAG GGAGAGTTTTGCATTCGTCAGAGGGGCAGTGCTTTTACTAGATGAAGATGAGAGGGAGGGGCCACATAAAGAAGCCACGCCCCCAATGTGTCCAGACGCTCAGCCGGATGGCGGAGCTTCTGATACAAAGCGGAAACATTTGCATGCCATGATTTCACTACTGAGACCTGAAGATACTGTCAAACTG GCTGTTCGTTTGGAGTCAGTAAGTCCAGGCGGAGTCAGATATTTACTCATCGTTACAACCTCCAGCCAAAAGCATGAGAGTCTTCTGCTCGGCATGGACTTCCCCAATATCAACAG tactGATTGCACCATTGGCCTGGTTTTGCCCATATGGAGTGACACGCAGGTGTATCTGGATGGAGACGG TGGTTTCAGCGTGACGTCTGCAGAATGCACGAGGATCTTTAAGCCTGTGTCTATTCAGACGATGTG gtccgTGCTCCAGGCTCTCCACGGCTGTTGCGAGCGGGCCGTACAGGGCGCCGTGATCCCCGGCTGTGGTTTGGACTGGGCTCAGCACTATGAGCAGAACGTGGAATCAAACCAGCTGTGTGTGAACGAGTGGAAGGCCATGATGGGCCTGGAGTCGGTCCGCAGGAACAACAGGAGCCACAGCACAGAGCGAGAGCGAGTGGAGAAAGAGATTAAAGTCCAGCTCCGAGACATCATGAGGACTGTAGACCTGGAGAACATCACCTCCATACAG gtTCGAACTGCTCTGGAGGAGAAGATTGGTTTGGACATGAAGAACTATAAGGAGTTCATCGACAATGAGATGATGGTCACCATGGCTCAGATGGACAAACCATCCAAGATCTTAGATTATCTTTTTCTG GGTTCGGAGTGGAATGCAGCCAACTTTGAAGAACTTCAGAAAAACAA TGTGGGGTACATTCTCAATGTCACCATGGAGATCGATAACTTTTTCCCAGAATCCTTCAGCTACATGAATGTCCGGGTTTACGATGTGGAGTCGACGGATCTCCTCCCACACTGGAAAAACACGTACATGTTCATCAACGAAGCCAG AAAGAGCGGCCAGTCCGTGTTGGTGCACTGTAAGATGGGCGTGTCTCGCTCCGCCTCCACCGTCATCGCCTTTCTGATGAAGCAGCAGGGCTGGACGTTAGAGGAGGCGCTTAACCACGTGAGAGAACGCAGACCCATCGTTCAGCCCAACGAGAGCTTCCACAGACAGCTACAAACTTACAGTGGAATCCTCAGTGCcag TAAACAGCGTCACAGCTCCCTGTGGAAGCGTAAATCCAGATCAGACACGATGAATAAACCGACTCTGAAGCGGGGACAGAAGACCGAGACGGACGAAGAGCAGGGAGATGATGAGCGTGAAgctgatgatgaggaggagcaGAGtccagaggaggaggagagctgggaggaggatgaggatgagcaGAAAGat gtgttTGATGACTCGGTGTGTGATGTTATTTCTgacacagcagcagcaacaaacCCTGTTATTACAGTCCAGGAGAGCGACAAG GTGTCCCCGAGTCCCAGCAGAAGCGGAAGAATGGATCTGTTTTCTCTCATGCAGTCCATCCAGCTGGACGATGAGGAGCGACTGAGTGATCTAGAA AACGCAGCGGCTCAGAGGAAATCTCCGGCCCAGAGGAGACGCAGCAGTCACAAACGACGAGCTCTGACTCACCAGAGAGCTTACGTGGACGCTTCCCCCGACCCAAACCGCCAATCACAGAGTGGAAAACAGGAAAACCCTGGACCCAAAACCAGCGAGTAA
- the mrpl18 gene encoding 39S ribosomal protein L18, mitochondrial, protein MAAVRGFYRSVRLLLLGQKHRDIAVRSWSRAAADPAPEIDPSEDVNPTFVNRNPRNLEQMAIAVKDRGWATIWPKREYYHRLLLKRSQHHVSAAVFSRDSDVPVLTCSTQEWALKQQLGSSRSVAACRAVGDVLAQRCLEAGITRLVYREVPWTFRSDSVQMFWTAMKEGGVMLSEPKRSFI, encoded by the exons ATGGCTGCTGTTAGAGGGTTTTATCGCTCCGTCCGTCTGCTGCTGCTCGGACAGAAACACCGGGACATtgcag TGAGGAGTTGGAGTCGAGCCGCAGCAGATCCGGCGCCGGAGATCGACCCGAGTGAAGACGTGAATCCGACGTTTGTGAACCGAAACCCAAGAAACCTGGAACAGATGGCCATCGCTGTGAAGGACAGGGGCTGGGCCACCATCTGGCCAAAGAGAGAGTACTaccacag GCTGCTGTTGAAGCGCTCACAGCATCACGTGTCCGCGGCGGTGTTTTCGCGAGACTCGGACGTCCCGGTCCTGACCTGCTCCACGCAGGAATGGGCTCTGAAGCAGCAGCTGGGTTCCTCGCGCTCGGTGGCTGCGTGTCGTGCCGTGGGAGACGTGTTGGCTCAGCGATGCCTCGAGGCCGGAATCACACGGCTCGTTTACAGAGAGGTTCCCTGGACCTTCCGCTCCGACTCT GTCCAGATGTTTTGGACGGCCATGAAGGAGGGCGGTGTGATGCTCAGCGAACCGAAACgcagttttatttaa
- the si:ch211-203d1.3 gene encoding protein phosphatase Slingshot homolog 3 isoform X1, whose protein sequence is MHVQSGESHVFSFRVCGHEFKHLCTSHVSPERCFREPGAGMALMTLHRSSSVSTDETIPRRGRLQKRESFAFVRGAVLLLDEDEREGPHKEATPPMCPDAQPDGGASDTKRKHLHAMISLLRPEDTVKLAVRLESVSPGGVRYLLIVTTSSQKHESLLLGMDFPNINSTDCTIGLVLPIWSDTQVYLDGDGGFSVTSAECTRIFKPVSIQTMWSVLQALHGCCERAVQGAVIPGCGLDWAQHYEQNVESNQLCVNEWKAMMGLESVRRNNRSHSTERERVEKEIKVQLRDIMRTVDLENITSIQVRTALEEKIGLDMKNYKEFIDNEMMVTMAQMDKPSKILDYLFLGSEWNAANFEELQKNNVGYILNVTMEIDNFFPESFSYMNVRVYDVESTDLLPHWKNTYMFINEARKSGQSVLVHCKMGVSRSASTVIAFLMKQQGWTLEEALNHVRERRPIVQPNESFHRQLQTYSGILSASKQRHSSLWKRKSRSDTMNKPTLKRGQKTETDEEQGDDEREADDEEEQSPEEEESWEEDEDEQKDVFDDSVCDVISDTAAATNPVITVQESDKVSPSPSRSGRMDLFSLMQSIQLDDEERLSDLENAAAQRKSPAQRRRSSHKRRALTHQRAYVDASPDPNRQSQSGKQENPGPKTSE, encoded by the exons ATGCACGTGCAGTCTGGTGAAAGTCACGTCTTCAGCTTCAGAGTATGTGGTCAC GAGTTTAAACACCTCTGTACGAGTCACGTCTCACCTGAACGGTGTTTCAGAGAGCCAGGAGCCGGGATGGCGTTAATGACTTTGCACAGATCGTCGTCTGTCTCCACA gatgaaACGATTCCAAGAAGAGGAAGACTTCAGAAGAG GGAGAGTTTTGCATTCGTCAGAGGGGCAGTGCTTTTACTAGATGAAGATGAGAGGGAGGGGCCACATAAAGAAGCCACGCCCCCAATGTGTCCAGACGCTCAGCCGGATGGCGGAGCTTCTGATACAAAGCGGAAACATTTGCATGCCATGATTTCACTACTGAGACCTGAAGATACTGTCAAACTG GCTGTTCGTTTGGAGTCAGTAAGTCCAGGCGGAGTCAGATATTTACTCATCGTTACAACCTCCAGCCAAAAGCATGAGAGTCTTCTGCTCGGCATGGACTTCCCCAATATCAACAG tactGATTGCACCATTGGCCTGGTTTTGCCCATATGGAGTGACACGCAGGTGTATCTGGATGGAGACGG TGGTTTCAGCGTGACGTCTGCAGAATGCACGAGGATCTTTAAGCCTGTGTCTATTCAGACGATGTG gtccgTGCTCCAGGCTCTCCACGGCTGTTGCGAGCGGGCCGTACAGGGCGCCGTGATCCCCGGCTGTGGTTTGGACTGGGCTCAGCACTATGAGCAGAACGTGGAATCAAACCAGCTGTGTGTGAACGAGTGGAAGGCCATGATGGGCCTGGAGTCGGTCCGCAGGAACAACAGGAGCCACAGCACAGAGCGAGAGCGAGTGGAGAAAGAGATTAAAGTCCAGCTCCGAGACATCATGAGGACTGTAGACCTGGAGAACATCACCTCCATACAG gtTCGAACTGCTCTGGAGGAGAAGATTGGTTTGGACATGAAGAACTATAAGGAGTTCATCGACAATGAGATGATGGTCACCATGGCTCAGATGGACAAACCATCCAAGATCTTAGATTATCTTTTTCTG GGTTCGGAGTGGAATGCAGCCAACTTTGAAGAACTTCAGAAAAACAA TGTGGGGTACATTCTCAATGTCACCATGGAGATCGATAACTTTTTCCCAGAATCCTTCAGCTACATGAATGTCCGGGTTTACGATGTGGAGTCGACGGATCTCCTCCCACACTGGAAAAACACGTACATGTTCATCAACGAAGCCAG AAAGAGCGGCCAGTCCGTGTTGGTGCACTGTAAGATGGGCGTGTCTCGCTCCGCCTCCACCGTCATCGCCTTTCTGATGAAGCAGCAGGGCTGGACGTTAGAGGAGGCGCTTAACCACGTGAGAGAACGCAGACCCATCGTTCAGCCCAACGAGAGCTTCCACAGACAGCTACAAACTTACAGTGGAATCCTCAGTGCcag TAAACAGCGTCACAGCTCCCTGTGGAAGCGTAAATCCAGATCAGACACGATGAATAAACCGACTCTGAAGCGGGGACAGAAGACCGAGACGGACGAAGAGCAGGGAGATGATGAGCGTGAAgctgatgatgaggaggagcaGAGtccagaggaggaggagagctgggaggaggatgaggatgagcaGAAAGat gtgttTGATGACTCGGTGTGTGATGTTATTTCTgacacagcagcagcaacaaacCCTGTTATTACAGTCCAGGAGAGCGACAAG GTGTCCCCGAGTCCCAGCAGAAGCGGAAGAATGGATCTGTTTTCTCTCATGCAGTCCATCCAGCTGGACGATGAGGAGCGACTGAGTGATCTAGAA AACGCAGCGGCTCAGAGGAAATCTCCGGCCCAGAGGAGACGCAGCAGTCACAAACGACGAGCTCTGACTCACCAGAGAGCTTACGTGGACGCTTCCCCCGACCCAAACCGCCAATCACAGAGTGGAAAACAGGAAAACCCTGGACCCAAAACCAGCGAGTAA
- the si:ch211-203d1.3 gene encoding protein phosphatase Slingshot homolog 3 isoform X4 yields MALMTLHRSSSVSTDETIPRRGRLQKRESFAFVRGAVLLLDEDEREGPHKEATPPMCPDAQPDGGASDTKRKHLHAMISLLRPEDTVKLAVRLESVSPGGVRYLLIVTTSSQKHESLLLGMDFPNINSTDCTIGLVLPIWSDTQVYLDGDGGFSVTSAECTRIFKPVSIQTMWSVLQALHGCCERAVQGAVIPGCGLDWAQHYEQNVESNQLCVNEWKAMMGLESVRRNNRSHSTERERVEKEIKVQLRDIMRTVDLENITSIQVRTALEEKIGLDMKNYKEFIDNEMMVTMAQMDKPSKILDYLFLGSEWNAANFEELQKNNVGYILNVTMEIDNFFPESFSYMNVRVYDVESTDLLPHWKNTYMFINEARKSGQSVLVHCKMGVSRSASTVIAFLMKQQGWTLEEALNHVRERRPIVQPNESFHRQLQTYSGILSASKQRHSSLWKRKSRSDTMNKPTLKRGQKTETDEEQGDDEREADDEEEQSPEEEESWEEDEDEQKDVFDDSVCDVISDTAAATNPVITVQESDKVSPSPSRSGRMDLFSLMQSIQLDDEERLSDLENAAAQRKSPAQRRRSSHKRRALTHQRAYVDASPDPNRQSQSGKQENPGPKTSE; encoded by the exons ATGGCGTTAATGACTTTGCACAGATCGTCGTCTGTCTCCACA gatgaaACGATTCCAAGAAGAGGAAGACTTCAGAAGAG GGAGAGTTTTGCATTCGTCAGAGGGGCAGTGCTTTTACTAGATGAAGATGAGAGGGAGGGGCCACATAAAGAAGCCACGCCCCCAATGTGTCCAGACGCTCAGCCGGATGGCGGAGCTTCTGATACAAAGCGGAAACATTTGCATGCCATGATTTCACTACTGAGACCTGAAGATACTGTCAAACTG GCTGTTCGTTTGGAGTCAGTAAGTCCAGGCGGAGTCAGATATTTACTCATCGTTACAACCTCCAGCCAAAAGCATGAGAGTCTTCTGCTCGGCATGGACTTCCCCAATATCAACAG tactGATTGCACCATTGGCCTGGTTTTGCCCATATGGAGTGACACGCAGGTGTATCTGGATGGAGACGG TGGTTTCAGCGTGACGTCTGCAGAATGCACGAGGATCTTTAAGCCTGTGTCTATTCAGACGATGTG gtccgTGCTCCAGGCTCTCCACGGCTGTTGCGAGCGGGCCGTACAGGGCGCCGTGATCCCCGGCTGTGGTTTGGACTGGGCTCAGCACTATGAGCAGAACGTGGAATCAAACCAGCTGTGTGTGAACGAGTGGAAGGCCATGATGGGCCTGGAGTCGGTCCGCAGGAACAACAGGAGCCACAGCACAGAGCGAGAGCGAGTGGAGAAAGAGATTAAAGTCCAGCTCCGAGACATCATGAGGACTGTAGACCTGGAGAACATCACCTCCATACAG gtTCGAACTGCTCTGGAGGAGAAGATTGGTTTGGACATGAAGAACTATAAGGAGTTCATCGACAATGAGATGATGGTCACCATGGCTCAGATGGACAAACCATCCAAGATCTTAGATTATCTTTTTCTG GGTTCGGAGTGGAATGCAGCCAACTTTGAAGAACTTCAGAAAAACAA TGTGGGGTACATTCTCAATGTCACCATGGAGATCGATAACTTTTTCCCAGAATCCTTCAGCTACATGAATGTCCGGGTTTACGATGTGGAGTCGACGGATCTCCTCCCACACTGGAAAAACACGTACATGTTCATCAACGAAGCCAG AAAGAGCGGCCAGTCCGTGTTGGTGCACTGTAAGATGGGCGTGTCTCGCTCCGCCTCCACCGTCATCGCCTTTCTGATGAAGCAGCAGGGCTGGACGTTAGAGGAGGCGCTTAACCACGTGAGAGAACGCAGACCCATCGTTCAGCCCAACGAGAGCTTCCACAGACAGCTACAAACTTACAGTGGAATCCTCAGTGCcag TAAACAGCGTCACAGCTCCCTGTGGAAGCGTAAATCCAGATCAGACACGATGAATAAACCGACTCTGAAGCGGGGACAGAAGACCGAGACGGACGAAGAGCAGGGAGATGATGAGCGTGAAgctgatgatgaggaggagcaGAGtccagaggaggaggagagctgggaggaggatgaggatgagcaGAAAGat gtgttTGATGACTCGGTGTGTGATGTTATTTCTgacacagcagcagcaacaaacCCTGTTATTACAGTCCAGGAGAGCGACAAG GTGTCCCCGAGTCCCAGCAGAAGCGGAAGAATGGATCTGTTTTCTCTCATGCAGTCCATCCAGCTGGACGATGAGGAGCGACTGAGTGATCTAGAA AACGCAGCGGCTCAGAGGAAATCTCCGGCCCAGAGGAGACGCAGCAGTCACAAACGACGAGCTCTGACTCACCAGAGAGCTTACGTGGACGCTTCCCCCGACCCAAACCGCCAATCACAGAGTGGAAAACAGGAAAACCCTGGACCCAAAACCAGCGAGTAA